Proteins encoded by one window of Aureibacter tunicatorum:
- a CDS encoding collagen-like protein: MADTLEQYDGQHGAPGPRGEKGAVGLRGLPGPPGLRGEIGQPGPPGELGPPGLPGVKGKDGKNGRSFPPLSLARDSVYKEIINVNEDGSKGEYVKRSLRDNTHNKLYRKLFEIELNNESNSEAIKLEEGYISDWTWTPDGEPNPISINDDFDFHYTEPINIPYSFLYKWGLQRRFFTPSGPEGEIGPQGEQ; the protein is encoded by the coding sequence ATGGCTGATACTTTAGAACAATATGATGGACAACATGGCGCCCCTGGCCCTCGCGGAGAAAAAGGTGCTGTTGGTCTTCGAGGCTTACCTGGCCCTCCTGGATTGAGAGGTGAAATTGGACAACCAGGCCCTCCTGGAGAATTAGGTCCTCCAGGTCTTCCTGGAGTAAAAGGGAAAGATGGAAAAAATGGAAGAAGCTTTCCTCCATTATCATTAGCGAGAGATTCTGTATACAAAGAAATCATAAATGTAAATGAGGATGGCAGTAAAGGCGAATATGTTAAAAGATCTTTGCGAGACAATACTCATAATAAGTTATATAGAAAGCTCTTTGAAATCGAATTAAATAATGAAAGCAATTCTGAGGCCATAAAATTGGAAGAAGGCTATATCTCTGATTGGACTTGGACTCCAGATGGCGAACCGAATCCTATTTCTATTAATGATGATTTTGATTTTCATTATACTGAACCTATTAATATCCCTTATTCATTTTTATATAAATGGGGACTTCAGAGAAGGTTTTTCACACCTTCGGGTCCAGAAGGAGAAATAGGACCTCAGGGAGAACAATAA
- a CDS encoding collagen-like protein: MCDEGQAGVPGAEGPPGVEYTKYGRDGAPGERGYPGLRGPVGPPGDHGSQGSPGPVGELGPPGAQGDQGSPGEKGAKGSPGTAIIGRMKIVKAEKLTDGEIAHFTKILHRRGLYSADRHIDLRNIYNKEILCRNGDKILLSNGKITAWNVKHIENKQYKFTDILTADATTPYPTSNE, encoded by the coding sequence ATGTGTGACGAAGGACAAGCAGGCGTGCCTGGAGCAGAAGGGCCTCCGGGAGTGGAATACACAAAATACGGTAGAGATGGTGCCCCGGGTGAGCGAGGGTACCCTGGTCTTCGAGGTCCAGTTGGACCTCCAGGAGATCATGGAAGCCAAGGTTCTCCAGGTCCAGTTGGTGAGCTAGGACCTCCAGGAGCTCAAGGAGATCAAGGAAGTCCTGGAGAAAAAGGAGCAAAAGGATCACCTGGGACAGCTATCATTGGCCGAATGAAAATAGTAAAAGCTGAAAAGCTTACAGATGGTGAAATTGCTCATTTTACTAAAATACTACATCGCAGAGGCTTGTATTCAGCAGATAGGCATATAGATCTAAGAAATATCTATAACAAAGAAATACTTTGTCGAAATGGTGATAAAATTCTGCTTTCCAATGGAAAAATTACAGCTTGGAATGTAAAACATATTGAAAATAAACAGTACAAGTTTACTGATATTCTAACTGCTGATGCAACTACACCTTACCCTACATCAAATGAATAA
- a CDS encoding tail fiber domain-containing protein: MKYFNFEKIGGETAYPFSIEDLKFLKSSMTDLELSYLDGIIQARYLAQNGDLEGDSQISSIILNKNMVALWDEGNAQFILCRISNWAFIKDNISGDQTDFQWKIVSSGINESPFDIEKTILKNDNNNVVNENIKPYKERFARLDPMPEGGLDADAYEYQKVFLSDVLFSEINTDVSINGSLTVSNEAVFDKGVSIKGDIIVKNENDEKVLSTSEDGISISVDLTSDIAKFKTINVEESTNLEGVVKFHDNEIVVRQDSKSYIKPDVVDSNELYVSNVNNSSKVRSEGDSIIIEDSRGTKTEIDHYFVKTGQIESTGSIIAGTTLTVNEKLTVNETSEFTGKMTVNNDIVAKDVLVNSDQRLKENVETLQSSLEKVEKMRGVNYQRISDKSQHIGFIAQEVEEVIPNLVETGVDGIKSVRYAQMTAVLVEAIKEISAELKELKESLNK; this comes from the coding sequence ATGAAATACTTTAATTTTGAAAAAATTGGAGGGGAAACGGCTTACCCCTTTTCTATTGAGGATTTGAAATTTCTAAAATCGTCAATGACTGACTTGGAACTTTCATATTTGGATGGAATAATTCAAGCACGTTATTTAGCTCAAAATGGCGATCTGGAAGGTGATTCACAAATCTCCTCAATCATTCTGAATAAAAACATGGTTGCTCTTTGGGATGAAGGCAACGCGCAATTCATATTGTGTCGCATTTCTAATTGGGCGTTTATCAAAGACAACATTTCTGGAGATCAAACAGATTTTCAATGGAAAATAGTGAGTTCAGGTATTAATGAATCTCCATTTGATATAGAAAAGACTATATTAAAGAATGACAATAATAATGTCGTTAATGAGAATATTAAGCCTTATAAAGAAAGATTTGCAAGGCTAGACCCAATGCCTGAGGGCGGTTTGGATGCTGATGCTTATGAATACCAAAAAGTCTTTTTATCGGATGTTCTTTTTAGCGAGATAAATACTGATGTTAGTATAAATGGATCTTTAACAGTTTCAAATGAAGCCGTTTTTGATAAGGGAGTAAGCATTAAAGGCGACATCATTGTAAAAAATGAAAATGATGAAAAAGTTCTTTCAACATCTGAAGACGGTATAAGCATATCAGTAGACTTAACTTCAGATATAGCTAAATTTAAAACAATAAATGTCGAAGAAAGCACAAATTTGGAAGGTGTTGTGAAATTTCACGATAACGAAATAGTTGTGCGACAAGATTCGAAATCTTATATCAAGCCAGATGTAGTTGATTCGAACGAACTGTATGTTTCTAATGTTAATAATAGCTCCAAAGTAAGATCTGAAGGCGATAGTATTATTATTGAAGATAGCAGAGGCACTAAAACAGAAATTGATCATTACTTTGTGAAAACTGGTCAAATTGAATCAACAGGCAGTATTATAGCTGGAACAACACTAACGGTTAATGAAAAGCTTACAGTTAATGAAACTTCTGAATTTACTGGCAAAATGACAGTGAACAATGACATTGTAGCCAAAGATGTCTTAGTTAATTCAGATCAACGTTTAAAGGAAAATGTTGAAACTCTTCAAAGTTCGCTGGAAAAAGTGGAAAAAATGAGAGGTGTCAATTATCAAAGAATAAGCGACAAATCCCAACACATTGGATTCATTGCTCAAGAAGTGGAAGAAGTTATTCCTAACCTTGTTGAAACTGGAGTTGATGGCATAAAATCAGTTCGTTATGCGCAAATGACTGCTGTGCTGGTAGAAGCTATTAAAGAAATCAGCGCTGAATTAAAAGAGTTGAAAGAAAGTTTAAATAAATAA
- a CDS encoding collagen-like protein, which produces MARKITEIYNEIVRHKKNYKELKQLTTNEPTDNEDSGNYDYSQEVVSANSPSQVAEWKLIYWVVAFAIWSHEKLWNVFMTKVEKLKAAAIPGTAEWYREQVMNYTWVTETGERVIEHCAVEEEYNLVRIKISNNNESGIDVSSDKFLEFQAYMEDKVRYAGVSIDIVTRKPDNIKVKYAIYYDPEFDYSDFVEGDEEIDIPQILNQAIIEKIEDFSDNGLGKTGILSMTKLTDALQTIPGIISPVLEKSKYLPGGEENLDKNYIYFKEFYKPTSGSVKIDMDSFTFLPDTHISLYSTTNFKMDYTVKYSSFVDGISKVEISDIVKSSINQFMNGIVYKSVFDYNELERFVNNRLNFIKTDRQIASQEIIRNSSKYNLLRRYFSYLSGHPGNHSEFYNYGPNENYLRGDRGEPGIPGPVGSQGVPGLVGPQGTPGPVGPQGIPGPVGPQGIPGPVGPPGEPRYSLIKHVRYLMERYRNRLNSILSENELYSNDNENKIFRLDNVQIYFSGLNRSEIEQNDLEGQYLGRTERLVINTKNSQYISGDKINLQDVLNSRYVNSNIENAFWSGIHANELPIKLK; this is translated from the coding sequence ATGGCAAGAAAAATAACTGAGATTTATAATGAAATAGTTCGGCATAAAAAAAATTACAAAGAACTAAAACAACTAACCACCAATGAACCCACTGACAATGAGGATAGCGGAAACTATGACTATAGTCAAGAGGTTGTCTCTGCCAACTCTCCAAGTCAAGTTGCTGAATGGAAATTGATTTACTGGGTCGTTGCTTTCGCTATATGGTCGCATGAAAAACTTTGGAATGTCTTCATGACCAAAGTCGAAAAGCTTAAAGCCGCTGCTATACCCGGTACTGCAGAATGGTATAGAGAACAAGTAATGAACTATACTTGGGTAACAGAAACCGGTGAAAGAGTGATTGAGCATTGCGCTGTTGAGGAAGAATATAACTTGGTGCGTATCAAAATTTCAAACAATAATGAAAGCGGAATTGATGTATCGTCTGACAAGTTTTTGGAGTTTCAGGCTTATATGGAAGACAAAGTAAGATATGCTGGCGTAAGCATTGATATTGTAACTCGCAAGCCTGATAATATAAAAGTGAAATACGCTATTTATTATGACCCTGAGTTTGATTATTCTGATTTTGTTGAAGGTGATGAAGAGATTGATATCCCTCAGATATTAAATCAAGCAATCATTGAAAAAATAGAGGACTTTTCCGACAATGGCTTAGGTAAAACAGGTATACTAAGTATGACAAAGCTAACAGACGCTTTGCAAACTATTCCTGGTATCATTAGCCCGGTTTTGGAAAAATCAAAATACTTGCCTGGAGGTGAGGAAAATCTAGATAAGAATTATATATACTTCAAGGAGTTTTACAAACCGACATCTGGATCTGTAAAAATCGATATGGACAGCTTTACGTTCTTGCCAGACACACATATTAGTCTATATAGTACCACAAACTTTAAAATGGACTATACTGTCAAATACAGTAGTTTTGTGGATGGAATAAGCAAGGTAGAAATTAGTGATATTGTAAAAAGCTCTATCAACCAATTCATGAATGGAATTGTCTACAAATCTGTGTTCGACTATAATGAACTTGAAAGATTTGTCAATAATAGACTTAACTTTATCAAAACGGATAGACAAATAGCTAGTCAAGAAATCATCCGAAACTCATCAAAGTATAATCTGCTCAGAAGGTATTTCAGTTATTTATCCGGGCACCCTGGCAACCATTCTGAATTTTATAATTACGGACCTAATGAGAATTACTTGAGAGGGGATAGAGGAGAGCCGGGAATTCCAGGCCCAGTAGGATCTCAAGGAGTACCAGGTCTTGTAGGTCCTCAAGGAACACCAGGCCCAGTAGGCCCTCAAGGAATACCAGGTCCTGTAGGCCCTCAAGGAATACCAGGTCCTGTAGGCCCTCCGGGAGAGCCAAGATATAGCTTGATCAAGCATGTTAGATACCTTATGGAAAGGTATAGAAATAGATTAAATAGCATATTGTCTGAGAATGAGCTTTACTCTAATGATAATGAAAATAAAATTTTCAGATTAGATAATGTTCAAATATACTTTTCTGGACTTAATAGGTCTGAAATAGAGCAAAATGATCTGGAAGGTCAATATTTGGGAAGAACTGAGCGTCTTGTGATCAATACAAAAAACTCTCAATACATCTCAGGTGACAAAATCAATCTACAAGATGTGTTGAACTCAAGATATGTAAACAGCAATATCGAAAATGCATTTTGGAGTGGCATACACGCAAATGAATTGCCGATAAAATTAAAATAA
- a CDS encoding DUF6046 domain-containing protein has protein sequence MSKYQIVLDQLGLKGLKPKAFNFDADQVVDQVFTENEVSMLGTPVFSRLIITDKSGTGISMSLDTVVIDITGNNNIAQTPILGKSGTFKEFLSEGDFSVTIKGAIINEKDNTYPTKEVSELISLCQAKNSLDVSSPFLSLFKIYNLVVNSYEIRQSDKQGYTNIQTFSMTCTSDKPVELL, from the coding sequence ATGAGCAAATATCAAATCGTATTAGATCAATTAGGACTGAAAGGCCTTAAGCCCAAAGCATTTAATTTTGATGCCGATCAAGTTGTTGATCAAGTATTTACTGAAAATGAAGTCAGCATGCTTGGCACGCCAGTCTTCTCAAGGTTGATAATAACTGATAAATCCGGAACAGGCATCAGCATGTCATTGGACACAGTAGTAATTGATATTACAGGGAACAACAATATCGCTCAAACGCCAATTTTGGGCAAGTCAGGCACATTTAAGGAATTCTTGTCTGAAGGAGATTTCAGCGTAACAATCAAAGGGGCTATTATTAATGAAAAAGATAACACATACCCTACCAAGGAAGTGAGTGAGCTTATATCATTATGCCAGGCTAAAAATTCTTTGGATGTATCATCGCCATTTTTGTCACTGTTCAAGATATATAATCTAGTTGTCAATTCTTATGAGATTCGACAAAGTGATAAACAAGGATATACAAATATTCAGACATTTTCTATGACTTGCACCAGCGACAAGCCTGTTGAACTATTATAA